The Branchiostoma lanceolatum isolate klBraLanc5 chromosome 1, klBraLanc5.hap2, whole genome shotgun sequence genomic sequence GTCCTGTAATTGTCACATTCTAAAGGTATACTTAAGCTTCATCCACTTTTAGTTCTACTTTACAGAACAAGTCATCAAGTTAGATATTCTGTGACTTTGTCTATCAATACATCCATAAGTGTTAAGTGTTGAATTACTTGTCGGTGTTAAAAACGTGGTCCGTTGAGTTTCTTCAAAGCCACTCTAGGGGGCGTTCAGTAGCCGTCGCTGTGCGCGGCCATGAACAGGCGCCACAGTTTCTCCCAGGCGGCCTTGGTCACGTGGTCGCCGCATCCCGCGTCATCCAACACCTCGCACAAGGCTAGCTTCATCAGCTGGTGTGGAAAGATTTACAAGTAAAACTTAGACCCGGTTTACACAAGCGTTTCCAAGTACACTCGGAGCACACTACAAGTTATGTGTGCTCAGGCGAGGGTGCTTAACAGTCTTATTTATTCAACGTGGTATGCCAAGTGCCAGTCACCATATCATTATATTCTTTCCAGTGCCGCAGTTCTATATTTTTCATAACTGACAACTACAATCTACGGGTAAACTGGGTATTGTTGACTTTGAAGAATCTTTGGCGTCTCCTGCTAGTGTGACCATGTAACCAATGAAGAACACAGTCCCACCTCTCGGTACAACCGTAATAGAAAAGGAGACTAAGCTTTGCTGGGCATTCACGGGAGACTAGTTGGCCACAGAACAGCAAAAACTGCTATGACTCGAAAACCGGGGGGTGCACGACCAAGAGGACTACCCAAAGTCACCCTTTGAGAAACCACCGGCCAAAACGATGGTAAGCTATCATGATGAAACACGCTATAAGAAATGGCAGTAGCCGCACAAAACTGCCACctctggagaaaaaaaaacgccaGAAGATCTAAAGCAATATAACGTTAAGTTGAGAATTGTTGATATGCTGACATACCTCGATTTTCTCGCTAGTCATGCCCTCCGCCTTGTGAATGCGTCCAACTTTCTTCACGGCCTCGTATCCACTTCCGTCCAAACCTTTGATGAAGTCGTCCAACACTTGAACCACCTAACATGGCAGATCAACGGGTTAGTTAATTCTGTTTATGtagattatgtatatatatatatattaaataaacaaatatctaCCCATATATAACATACGTTTACGTCCTGACCATTACAAAGTCCGGTACATTATTATTTCAAATGGTACCCCAATATATCGACTTTGTATGCTAGGCCCATATAGCTATGCCCCGAATTACGCGCGAAATGTGTGTAAATTGCCCCCAAAGAACTGCGCATGTGAGTTCGCGTTCACATTTGCACGAATCTATGGGTCCGTGTACCTATGTGTTCTGTCCAAcacgacctacatgtacattcctttGCTTATATTAAAAGCGTTTGGAATTCTATTCAATAACAATGTGTTATCTTTCATGCAGATCTTCTTTTTGTGAACTGTGAAGATGTCAGCGTTACAGCGCTCCTCCGGGACCTAAAATGGCCGTCACTCCAGACTAGACGTCAGGACGCACGTCTGGTTATGATGTACAAGATCACAAACGGTCTTGTTGCTATCCCGCCCACTCGTCTCACCTCAGCACACGCACGTACCCGTACCAACCACGCCCATAAGTACAGAACCCTTCAACCCAAGGGTGACACTGCGAAATTCGCCTACTTTGCCAGGACAATAACCTGAGTGGAACAACCTCTCCGCTCACGTAGTAGACAGCCCCTCACCGGACACCTTCAAGAGCAGGCTGCTGTCGTCACACCCGTAGCCCAGACACTGCAGCTGCGCCTCACCCCGTCTGTGCGATACCCCTACTAGGGGGTTTACAGACTATAGaatagaactagaactagaagtACTGCCTGCCTCTCCTTACCTTCCCACCGTGCTGACGAAGGGCGGTGTTACCGGTGAGCTGGTCAAAAGGGATGTCTCTGAACTTCTTGAAGTTCGCCTTAGTAGATTTATTCTTCAGGAGCCTAGATGTTGGAAATACACAAGCGGAAGGCGTTTGACCACAAAATCCCATACATGCTTCTTTCTTCTTTATGAGCCGACGCTTTTTGTATTAGTGTAGTACTGGTGGACGTTCAGACTTCTTCAGGGGTTCAGACTTCttctgtagtctctaccagacaaaccgcgtcggctatagagagaacatttgccgggggactttggccatggaggataacattcccatggttgcaatattggaacctatctccatagccgacccccttcatacagttgactctatttggccaatttctactattttcccagcgacccgcagaggctggttgAGCCTACTTCTTCTGGGTGATCAGAAAGAAAGCACTCATAGAGAGGCCTAGAAAATACTGCAAGAAAAGAACGCGTGTCAAATCGTCACGAAGAGTAATGTGACTCCAGAAAGCTTACCTGAGGAAGACTTTCTCGCCTGCGTCTTGGAAGGACGGTTGGGACACTCTTGCCCAGGATTCCTCCACTGCTTTCTTCTCAGCAACATTCAGGCTCATTTTCTTTTATCTTCCTTCCTTTTTTACTCCAAATTTTCTCCTAAGGATAAAATCTGAAGGAATTTGATTGTGTTTTATACCAAGAAAAACATATTGACACTAGTAAAGCATTAATCAGTAAAACAATGTGGCTAATTAGTTTTAAACGCGTTTGAGTGTAAATTTCCACTACATGTAAGAGCACAATATAACAACATACCTTCTGCGTTTCCGTAAGACTGATGTGGTCTTGCTAAGGATGCATCCCGTTTTATATACCTAGCCGCACCGAGCTTGTCACGCAAGACGAGAACTGAGACCTTTATTATTTTTGTTAAGTGGTGACTAAGAACGAGGTTTCTGAGATGAATAAAGTTCAAGGTTAACAGACCAATAGAAGACTCTGCATATGAAGTTGCATATCATTCACATCAAAGTTAACATTATATTTGTATCCTTGcatctttattttcatatcaaaaaCGTCCTTTTTGCGTGAAGAATGTTATAGAATGATATAATGTTCTATCAAGTAAAATGTCTACGTGCGTTTTGGCATGTCTAAGTCCTCGAACAGTTGGTGTACCGATAAACCTCTACATACCATTTGCTTACAGAGACTACCAAAGCCATTAGATACGCCACTTGGTACTGTTCCGCGTTATTACGTCTTCATTATTCGGGCTGTGCTAATCAAACTTTAACGGACTTTCAAGGTTCAAAATGGATCATAGAAATGACGGCTCTTTGCACttcaaacattttgtacagcaAGGAACAAAAGTACCAAAGAAAAGCACTTTGCCTTCGTTTTTCCCAACCAAACCATTCTAGTTCTGATGGTATACACCTCAAAGTTTAAGTGACCGGGCCCAGGGTAAGTGCACGGCCAGTAGCTTAAAGGCAtcaagagcattttatgaggcttgaaacttgaataacaaaactccaatttctagtcattccaacacatagtaaatttcaacaacatcataccattacatatcgacactaaaggagcaaagatacgatgtcgtttgGTGTGGTGataactgatagaaaatccaaaccctaatagactgatcctgactgtcgaTCACAATTAGcgtttcgaccaatgagagagtgactgcatgtccgtctaATATTTGCACctctatgttttaattttgcatttctacgttttgacggaggtgggcggggttatggtatcggtctatttacactaggcgcgttacactaaactaaaagatcaccatgtagcatatttttgtgccgcttttgagcactcttgataagaaatccgcacgaaAATGTGGCATTAATGTGgcgtaaacagtggcattaaatgtcaatttcataaagattacagcaactagaatatttccagttttcaagcctcataaaatgctctgggtgtctTTAAGAAAGGATTTCGAAGGTCCTGACTTACCACccgaaaaaattaaaatctgtGAGCTCATTTCCAACAACTCGTGTAAACTTCTtcgtttcattcattttcaattcTATTTAAGATATTTTGTATGGCAATAAACACATATCATCTCTATCTGAAAGCATTGATATCATAAAGGGTCCATTATTATGACATTCTTCAGGTCGATAATCAAGGTCAATAATAAATTTATTACATCTACAGAGGGTTGTGTCGGCCTTCATcttttaaccctcatccgaccgtatggggtcataTGTGCCatataaacatttttttgtttgtttatgtacatgtcttacaacatctgagaaatttttaccgggattggccaTTTTTTTGTGGGAGTTAaactctaaagtgtgcgtgttgtccgctggggtacaaacggaccccagatgattttgcattgtttattaggccacagcaagtaaattttatggatgacatcctccgcagaccccaaaattaatgagatagggcgaaaaaaaacaaggcgggccaaaaaaacaagattcctatattttcaaattttgagatcataaatcttgttaaaaaagaattgaggcgacgaaatattatatcatgaccaacaggtctttcattcctgtattcaaccaatgaggtttcatatatcgtataaaacctccttgattcagcagtaaacatgtccttgtagatgtgtactagtatatattgcaatagactaactacaacaaatatagaaaagagcttgttgtaccatcatctgaagcaactaaaCTGGCTATTCatgtgatgaaacaccttgtgtaatacagctcaattaactagacccccccccattatttgtataatgtccttgctagaacaaatgcagaaaacagcttgttattataccatcatggacagaaactacactgggtattcatatgcaatgaaacaccttagactgtcaacattaaactgttcttgaagatgtgtatacagctcaattaactagaacaaacacagaaaacagctaATGTCATACCaccatgggcaggaactacactgggtattcatatgcaatgaaacaccttagactgtcaacatttatgacatatttgccaatttttctgGCAtattgaccaccgtcggagggcaatgaaatttcttgttttttatttcgaaatcaggcgaaaattaatgagcgcgctgatgtcatccatcaaaattacttgctgtggccttacgtaATCTGAAGAAATTCCTGTCGAATAACAGAAATGTGCTATTATTGCCATTATAGCAACACTTAATTGCATGTTGCttagaaaagtatgatacagACTTTTTCAGAATACAGGTAGCATTTTGgtgtaaaatgtgatttttactCATTTTACTGAAGACGACAAAAAGAGTCCGCATGTATGACTcagataggtttggataccaagcTAGTTTTCTGTGCACAAAAGTTGTGCTAACATTAAAAGACCATACGCGTGTTTAGGAATAATTTCAATGCCGCCGCGAaaatattatgttttatttCACGCACTCACTTGGCAAGTATTGATAGGTAAGAAGCACCAACCAGATTTCGAGTGAAACACTTTTAATATCTGAACTAAGATCGATAAAGACGATACAACTGTGGCCCGATAGTGCCATCAAGAACATAGAAATACACCCCAGTCTAAATTGTTACTATTTGGTCAGGATTAGCAATTTGCCACTGTACATTGTCATAGGGAAAACAAGCATTGCTAAAAGTACTGTTTGTAGAAGGGACATGTTTGTAATATTGCGAGGAACTATCATTGATCACTACAAAAAGTATGATCAGACGTTGTAactagaataaaacaaaaatttaaaCGGACAAAGACAATCCACAAATCGAGATAATATAACAGAGTTACAGAAGAGGTACATCGTCAGCGTAAAACATTGTAGTTACATAATTATACTAGCACGGGTTTTcaacaacattttcaaaatcgATCGACTAGTAAAAATTGTTTACATTCATAACATCGTTTACAAAGTTCTTACAACCTAACGGgattaaaatgtatttcattcatcCTTTAAAACGGGTGGTTTTTTATACATCAGTTGATTAACCAGGTTCATATAAAAAGCGGAACGAACTTCGAATTCAATGTCTGAACGGATTGTATGATTTAAAGTTCAGCATTAACTAGACAGCTAGGCCATTCGGTTGGTCTTCTGGGGTGCCTTCTTCCTTGGTCTCGTCCAGAAGCAAGGTCGTCTCAGTGCTTTCAGCCACGTCAGTTCCCCCGACCACGTCCGGCTTGGCTGTCACAGCTTCATCTTCTGACGTCACAGTGTCATTTTTCTCTTCCTTGGCGTTTCCTTCTTCAACGAGTTCGCTGTTTGCAGTCTTTTCAGTTTCGTCCTTCGGATCCTGGCCGTTGCTGTCTTCAACAGAATCGCTCTTTTCAGCTTTGCCTTCTTCGCAGGACTTCTCGGGCACCTTTTCGGCAGCATCAGTCGGTTCTGCGCCGTCCTGGTTGCGCGAGCGCTTGAGCTTGCTCCACCAGATAGCAATTGGAAGTTTCACTGCCTTCGCTTTCTTGACATCTTGTGATGTGGCGTCCTCGGTGGCGGGTGCCGGCTTGGGCTCAGCAGGCTCGGGTTGGGACTCTGCTGCTGATGTCATGGTGGTCTCCACCTCTTCCGCTGGCGCCTCTTCGTTCTTGATGGGGATGCTCTTGGCGTTGCCGCGGACCCTGTTCCAGATGAAAAGCGTGGCGCCGCCTTTACCAAGCGCGCAGCACGTGACGTCAGCCGCTACGATGAGTATCAGCAACACGACAATGACGATAGCTGCCGTGCCGCCCGCCGACACGCCTCCAACCTGCTTCGCCGTAACCTCTTCCGCAGTCATGAATAGGAAGTCGCTCATCCCAATGGTTCCAGAGGCTTTCCTGGCGTAGACTCTTCCCTCGTACTCAGTGTCAGGCTGCAGATCGGTGATGAAGACTGTGCTGACGCTGTCGTTCTTGCTGCATGGCAAGGTGACGTTGTTCCACTGGTGACGAAGCTTGTTAGTACGGATTGGCCGGTAAGACACAATGCAGTCCGTGACAGGGTCGGCAAGATCAGCGGGGACGGAAGCCCGGAGTTCGTACCCTACAGCCTCTGTGCTCATTTTGCGGCTCAAGATGGTCGGAGCATCTGGGTTGGCGTCTTCAGTCAGGGTTGTGAAGTTCAGAGAGTCGGAGGGGTCGCTGGCGCCTGCGATGTTGACGCCTCGCACGCGGACAGCGTAGGAAGTGTTCTTAGCCAGTCCGTCCAGAGTCACGGTCGTCATCGAGGCATCCCCCACCTGTGAAGACATGTCTCCGTTGGAGCCGCTGATCTCCGTGACGTAGTGGGTCACGGGGACCCCGCTCTCGCTGTACGACTTCTTGAACATGATGGTGGCTTGACTGGCGGACAGGTGCGCGACTTTCAGACCGGTGGGCGGGGTGGGGACGGCTGCCTCCCGAAGGATGATGTTCCTTGACACGCTCCCCAGTCCGTTGAATGCTGTGCAGTTGTATTCTCCGTACGACGtagagttgttgactttgaGCCCCAGGATGCTCACGCCAGCCGCTGTGTAGATCATGACGTTGCCGTCAGACGAGGGAAGGAGTTCTCTGCCGTTGCGGTACCAGGCCATCTGCGGGGTGGGGTTGCCGCGAGCGCTGCAGCTGATGTTGACGGTGAAGCCGACCACAGCTCCGACGGTGTCCGGTGTGTCCATGAACACTGCTGGTGGGTACAGTACGGACACCCGGATGTCTCGCTCAGCGAACCGTCCGTCACTCGTCACAGACGCCTCACacctacaaacaaaatgaacgAGACGATTAGTGTATATAGGGCGCAGAGAGAAAGACACAGACAGAGCGTAATACAAAGACAATTAAGCCAAAAAGATGCACTTCTTTGGGTTGATCAAGTAAAAAAACGTTTACGTGTGTATATTATACTTAAGCAAAAGTTACTTACACATATATTTTTGTAACGAGTTTGAATGGCTCTCCAATCTTAGCATCTTGTGCACAAACAGTCAAACTATCAGACAAGAGAAACTGCCAAGTCCAAGCTATGCAGAAGCACGTTAAGGGCAGATGAAGAAAACTAATGAACACATCAAGTGCAGATGTTGATTTCATCATTGATCAACAAGACCGTAAATATCCACACAATGAGAAAACGTACGTGTAAATGCCGGCATCTTGGAGCTGAATGTTGCCGATGACGAGGTTGTTGTTGGCCATTTTGCGGTACTTGGCGCTGTTGCCGACCTCGTTGTTGTCGCGGTACCACACCACAGTGGGATGGGGGTCTCCGGACACCTGGCACTCAAGAACTGCGTCACTGCAAAGGAAACGTGGAGGTTAGTATGGCTATGGCTATAGCTAAAACCAGGCTGGATAAACTTCCCAAACTAAATACAGCCCTTTCTTGGTAGAGATAATTAGGATGATCTGGTTGATAAGATAACACCTCAGAGTACATCATTGTAGCCCTAagtgtacatatatacataagtCACCTGTAAAATTTTATACACTGACTGTTAAATACTTATCGAAATATCTACATTCAACAAAAGACATTCAACAAAAGGATTCGTTGCACACAAAGCATTCAGGAGCCTTTTCGCTGAGCTTGGCGTCTCGTGCCGCAACGTGATTATCAAGAGCCAACTCGGACCAATTCTACCAATGATAACGCTAAAATGACTGTCAAAACCGTACATGCAAAATTCAAAGCAAATAAGCTGGGACTATGGTGCTTTCCTGAAATAAGACACGTTGCTATTTTCGCAATGGTTTATGCAGGTATTCATAGTTGTAACAACATAAAAATGTCTGACCTGTTGACTTGGAAGTTCTGCTCAGCCGGTGCGCTGTCGAATGTGATGGGCTTAAACACTATCAGCATAGAGGTGATCTCGTCCCCAGAATCCCCTCGACAAGTGTAGTTTCCTGCAAATGACACAATAAGGAATTAAGAATAGAAATATAGCAGTGTGACGAAATCATGTGTTAAGATACTCAAACACTTgactaccagcctccgcgggtcgctaggaaaatagtagaaattggcaaaatagagtcaactgtatgaagggagtcggctatgtcgacagggtccaatattgcaaccctaactgcggctgcgaatgttaccctccatggccaaagccCCCCGCAAATGTTCTCCTATAGCCAGTgtggtctggtagagactattcaAACACTAACTCTACTGGAGTCTACTTGTAAAAAATGATGTGCTGATGTTATTATTCAGTCAAGTTGTGTTCAGAGTCCTTTTGGCGCCTTCTACTTCTAAGACATAAGAACGGTATAGAAAATGTGGTaactaagaaaataaaggcAACAGTTACTTAAGCAGCTGGGTAAATATCACAGTTACAAACGAAAGATAATTATTGTAATGGGTGCCACCGGAAACATCTTATAATTACAGTTACCGAAACATATCCACCTGCTTAAGGTACCTTGCATATCTCATTACAATCGACGAAATATCGTACATTCGACAACAGATAACGTTTCATGTCTTAGTTACCAATATGATTTAATACTTCAGTGAAAGTAAGGCATTTGTTGGTGTGCGTGGAGGGGGGTATGATATGCTGCACTCAACGTAATGACAAATTGGCAAGGAATTGGACATGTTATCAACAGCATGGAACTTGGAAGCATCAATGTCGGGTTGGATTATGATGGCATTTTAGAAATAATTTTCGGCGCTAGAAATGTTACACTTTTCAAATGGtgtgtatctcactggactgcggcaaATTGTCAGTTGGCAATCACAGTGGCGCCAATGAACGCGATTAAGAATTGCAAAAATGGCGCAAATGACCGAAAAATAGCACAGAATGGGGAATATCCTTTCGTCACTACAAATCTCTTATGGgttatcattgtacattggcAACACAGAGATATCTCGATAAGATAATCATGATCTGGTATGAAATTGTTTGGATTATCTGGGTTTCATATGCAAATGTTTCGCGGGGTAAAGTTGGCACAAATTCGCAAGTTGGCGCAGTGAAGCGAAATACCGCTTTTATAATCAAATACAGATAAGATGAAGTCTACAGAACTACAGGAAAATTCCAAACAACACAAAATGGATAACGATAAAAGCTACAAACCTCCGTCCGGCCGCTGTATCTGCAGCACTCTCAGCCTGGACAGCCCCTGTGAGCTCTCCGTGAACACACGCACACCTGTCCCGCTGATCTCGGCTCCGGTTGGTCCATACCATCTCAGGTTCTGATTGGCCACAGACGTACTGACGTCACTGCAGGTGAAGATGATGTCCTCTCCCTCCTTCCGAACAACCGAAGGGCTGTCCGGAAGAACCCGAACTTGGCCGAACACGCCCCGAACACACGTCACCAGTAGAAGCAGCACACGGAAATCCATCGACATGGTCactagagaaagaaaaagataatgaAAGAGTTACCACGCCATCTTGATTGGGAAGTATTTCATCCAAACCAACAAAATGTAGGATTTTGATGGCAGTCATGACAGAAACTTGTGACTTTGCCTCAACTAAGTATTTGATGTTTGatttgtagactactttggc encodes the following:
- the LOC136422731 gene encoding globin-like, with product MSLNVAEKKAVEESWARVSQPSFQDAGEKVFLRLLKNKSTKANFKKFRDIPFDQLTGNTALRQHGGKVVQVLDDFIKGLDGSGYEAVKKVGRIHKAEGMTSEKIELMKLALCEVLDDAGCGDHVTKAAWEKLWRLFMAAHSDGY
- the LOC136422756 gene encoding neural cell adhesion molecule 1-like, translating into MSMDFRVLLLLVTCVRGVFGQVRVLPDSPSVVRKEGEDIIFTCSDVSTSVANQNLRWYGPTGAEISGTGVRVFTESSQGLSRLRVLQIQRPDGGNYTCRGDSGDEITSMLIVFKPITFDSAPAEQNFQVNSDAVLECQVSGDPHPTVVWYRDNNEVGNSAKYRKMANNNLVIGNIQLQDAGIYTCEASVTSDGRFAERDIRVSVLYPPAVFMDTPDTVGAVVGFTVNISCSARGNPTPQMAWYRNGRELLPSSDGNVMIYTAAGVSILGLKVNNSTSYGEYNCTAFNGLGSVSRNIILREAAVPTPPTGLKVAHLSASQATIMFKKSYSESGVPVTHYVTEISGSNGDMSSQVGDASMTTVTLDGLAKNTSYAVRVRGVNIAGASDPSDSLNFTTLTEDANPDAPTILSRKMSTEAVGYELRASVPADLADPVTDCIVSYRPIRTNKLRHQWNNVTLPCSKNDSVSTVFITDLQPDTEYEGRVYARKASGTIGMSDFLFMTAEEVTAKQVGGVSAGGTAAIVIVVLLILIVAADVTCCALGKGGATLFIWNRVRGNAKSIPIKNEEAPAEEVETTMTSAAESQPEPAEPKPAPATEDATSQDVKKAKAVKLPIAIWWSKLKRSRNQDGAEPTDAAEKVPEKSCEEGKAEKSDSVEDSNGQDPKDETEKTANSELVEEGNAKEEKNDTVTSEDEAVTAKPDVVGGTDVAESTETTLLLDETKEEGTPEDQPNGLAV